In Pirellulales bacterium, the DNA window TTTTCACGCCGCGGATGATGCCCGCCGCGCGATCCACGCCCACGCGCAGCCCGCGCGAGTCGGCGTATTCGACCAGTCGTTGCCGCATGAATCAGTTCCTTGTGATGGTGTGATGCAACGAAAAAAGCCCACCGCCGCTGGCCAACCTTCCGCGGTCAGGCAGAAGGCTCGCGCTTGCGAGGGTGGGCTCGACCGCGACGCCTCGGTGAGAGGCTCGGGCACGATACCGCGAGTTGGTTTGGGTTACTTTTCGATCCGCTCCAACTTGGAGCGAATGTGTTGGATGGTGCCGTCCTGAATGCTGATCTCCACGCTGGCCGTGCCGTAATATCCGCGGCGCAGCACCTCGGCGAAGGCGGCGCTGAGCAGCCGTTGCAGTTGATCGACCTTGCCGCGATTGATCGGTGTTTCGAGTAGTTCTCTCATGGGCCTAAGGATACATTTGTTCAGTATTCTTTGCAACACAATTTTTTGCACAAACCAATTTTTGTGACCCCTTAGCGCCGAGTCACCCATCCTAGGGCGATGCCTTAGGCTTCGGTGAATACAACGCGTTGGCCAACCGTCATCCCGACACCGTAGCCTGGGGCCAGCGCTAGCGCCGCCCCAGGTGCGCATTCATCGCATACCGTGTCACCCATCCTAGGGCGATGCCTAGGCTACGGTGCATGCTTGGCCGTTGACCAAACGTCATCCCGACACCGTAGCCTGGGGCCAGCGCTAGCGCCGCCCCAGGTTGATGAGTTTCAATCATGTCGCAGTCACTTACCAAGCTTTACGCCCATTTGGTCTTTAGCACCAAGTACCGCCAACCCATGCTGGACGAATCAATTCGATCTCGCGTGCATGGATTCTTGGCCGCGACCCTCCGCGAACTCGATTCTCCGTGGGTCGTCGTGGGGGGCGTCGCCGATCACGTCCATATCCTCTTCGACATGGGCAAGACGCATGCGCCTGCCGAAATGGTTGAACATTCGAAACAAGAGTCTTCCAAGTTCGTCAAATCGCTTGGCGCGAATTATCAGGGGTTCTATTGGCAGCGCGGCTACGGGATGTTTTCGGTTGGCCCCGCGCAGCGGGACGAGGCCGAAGCGTATGTCCGCAATCAAGAAGAACATCATCGCGCGAAATCCTTCCAAGAAGAATTCCGCGCGTTCCTGACGCGCTACCGCATCCCCTTTGACGAACGATTTGTATGGGATTGAAACGCGACCTAGGGCGATGCCCTAGGCTACGGTGCATACAACGCGTTGGCCAACCGTCATCCCAACACCGTAGCCTGGGACCAGCGCTAGCGCCGCCCCAGGAAGCGTTTCTCCTCGGCGTCTCCGCGCCTCGGCGGTTCAATCTCTTCCCGGACCGCGATTCTGATCCGACTCCACGCGAACCGGCCCGCGGTTGAATTGCTCGGCAAGTCGCTCGACCTCGTGCCAGACCGGGGCGACGATTCAGTGCGCGAGAAAACCTAAGGGCTTGGAATAGAGTCCCATTGGTTCAAAGTCTCCGCGGCATCGGCAACACCGCGTTCAACGGCGTCCTGCAAACCAGATAAGTCGGTCTGGTAGTACGACCCTTTGTGGCTGAAGTGCCCCCACGGAGCATAAAGCTCGTACTCGCGCGACGTGCCGTCGGCGTAGGCAACGACTAATTGCCCGGTGGCGACATAGGCCGCAGGATTTAACTCCGGGCTTGCGCTCTCGATCTGATCCACAATTGCAGCGAGCATGCCGCTGGAGTTGTTAATCACGACGTCGACATGCCGGCCTCCGCCATCCAGTTCAACACGGCAAGTGGCCGAGAGCGCTTTCGGATTGAGTACCCGCGGACGTCGTCCATTGATGCCAATAAACGTCGTTGCGGCGATTACGAGAACCGCTAAGGCGAACGCAATACATCCGACTGCGCGGGGTGACAGAATTGCTGTCGGCCGAAACATGGAGCTTCCTGCAAGGGATGGGCGCGACTCGACAGAAGGCGTGCTGATTCGCCATTAGCGATCGTTAGACCCTGGCTATTCTAATCCCCCCGCCCCGCGTGCCCGCGCAAATTCTCCTGCTCCTGGTCGTAGTCCAGCCCGCTCCGTAGCGACCAGGTCTGCGGCGAGAGGATGCCGCCGCGCGTCTGAATTTCCGCCACCTGCGCCTCCTCCAACGGATGCCGCACCGCCAAGGAAGGCGGCGATGCCTGAATCTCGATCGCCACCAGCGCCTCGTTCGGCAACTTGCCCGCGTCAACCGCGCACCGCACCGCGCGCCACATCACCTCCAGGTCGTCCTCGATCTGCTCCGCCTGCAACCGCGCGAACATCCGCACCGCCGGACCCTCCGCCACCATCGTGCTCGCGTAGTTCGCGTTCGACGCGTCGCTAGTCAACATGAACTCGGGCATCACCAGTCGGCTGGCGATCGCCCGCAACTCCGCTTGCAGCACCGTGACGTAGCGGCTGGCGTCGAGTCCCGCGGTTGGGAAGTCGTATTCCAGCCCGCCGTACGCGTCGAGGATGGTGCCCGGCCCAAACTGCTTGAACGTCGTGGTGCGTCCGCCGCGCGTCACGGCGGCGTCGGCCTGATCGCTGACAAACCGCTGCACGCTGGCGCGGGTGGCGCTGGCGTGTCGCCGAATCAGCGCGATCGCCGATTGAATCTCCGACACCACGCTCATGTTGCGCAGCAGCTTTTCCGCGCGGCGCAGGTTCTTCCGCACCGGGTAGTACAGCGGCAGCCCGCGCTTCACGTTGCGATCGACATTCGCCTTGCGATGTTGAATTTCGTCGGCGGGCACGATCTCGCTTCCCACGTAGTAGGCCAGCGGTGTCTCCACGTCTTGCCGGTCGGTGAGCACGCCAAAGCTGGCGGCCGCATCGACGGCCCGGGCGGCTGGCGTGGCGACCTCGCTCGGCTCGACAAACCGCAATCGCAGCCGTCCCTCGGGCGCGGTGAAGAACCGCAAGAACGCCTCGCCATCGCGGTCGCGCCGCCGCACGATCTCTTGCTGCCGCTGTTGCCACTTGGCGTCGCGCAAAAAATCTTCGAGCACGCGCTGCGTGTCGGCCGCCAGGCCAACAGGCGCGGCGGCGCCCTTCTTGAGCGTGGCGCGGTACGCGTGCCCCGCCCCCACGATATAGCTCACCCGATTCTCATGCCCGTTGATGGCAAACTCGTTGGTCGCCGCCAGGCCGCGACATTCGCGCCGCACGCGGGCCAGTTCCTGCTCGTTGGCGACGACCGTGCTGGCCGTCGCGCCGGCGCCCAGCTCCAGCCAGCGACTGCCGTCGTCGTCCAGCAAGGCCTCGCGCGGGTCGACATAGCGGTCGCCAAGTTCCAGATACGCTTCGACCAACCGCCGTTCGAGCCGCGCCAAGGCGCCGCGGGGGTTGGCGGCGGCGCCCGCCTGTGTGTCGCTGTCGGTCTTCGTTTCGTTCATGCTGCGCTCCCTATAGATAAGGACAACTTGTTTCGGTTACTTACAGCGGCAATCGATCTCCCAGCCCGTCGCTCGCTTCGTCTCCGGCCAATAGCTCGCCAGCAAGCCGTAGCGCCATCTCCAGCGCGTCGGGGCCGTCGTCGTGATCGGCGCACGGAAACTCGCGTAGCTGCTCCACCAACAGCGCGGTGCCGGCGCTACGCTGCCGAAACCGCAGCCGCCGCGCGGCCAGGTACGGCCCCAGCCGGCGAATCCGCACCAGTTTGTTCACACGGTTGTCGACCAGCGCCGGCGCCGCCCCCAGCACCCCCTGTCGGCGAAACTCCTCCTCGAATAGGCCGCCGAGCAATTCCTGAAACTGGTTCGACTCCACCCCAAACAGGTCGGGCCGAAAGCGCCGATACAGCTCTACCCCGCGGGCCACAATCTCGGCCGTCGGCTCGCGGGCCAGTTCGGCCTCGACATAGATCAAGCCCGCCTCATCAATGCCCAATAGCGCGTGGGCAGAGAAGTCGCCGCGCCGCGAATCGCGTCCCTTGCTCGGATCGAGCGCCAGCGTGCGCGCCACCAGCCGCGCCGGCCACTCGTCGAACCAGATGTGCGCGTCGAAATACGACTCGGGCCATTCGCACACCTCCGGCAAGATCGGCTTCGACAACTTCTCGCGGGCAAAAGCGCTGCGCCCGCTCTCGGCCCGCAGGCACATGAGCGTGTACAGGTCTTCTTCGTCGGGCCAGAGCAGCACGGCGCCCGCTTCCATCCGCGCTTGCGTCTCGGCATGAAAGCGCCGCGCGGCGCTGCGTGCCTCGTGCAATTCCAGGTTGGCGTACAGCGTCTCCCACTCTCCCCACAGCGCCATCTGTTGGGGGAACTCGCTCACCGCCGCAAAGACGTGCGATTGCCAGCCCGGCGTGCGCGCCAGTTCCAAGGCCAGCGCCTCGGGATGCAGCGCCGTGGCCAGATGCACTAGGTTGGTGCGCTTGGTCCCCGCGCGGGCCAGCGCGCCATGAAACCAGCGTCGGCTCAACTCGCGCAGCCGTCGCGACTCGATATGCGAGTCGTTTTGGATGTCGTCGCAAATGATCAGCGTGGGGCGCGTCGCCCGATAGCGATAACCGCGCACCCGCTGCCCCGTGCCAAAGGCCTCGATCGCCACGCCGTTGTTCAGCCGAATCTTGCTGGCCTGCCACACCGGTCCTTGCCCCGTGGCGCCGTGGTAGTCATCGCGCAGCCACTGGTTGTCGATCAACTCGGCCTTGATGTTCTCCAAGTGCGCGCACGCCTGATGCCGCGTGTCAGACGCGATCCAAATATAGCGCTCGCGCCCCTCGAGCGCCATCCGCAGCGCGTAGGCCAACGTGGCCACCGTGCTCTTGGCGCCGCCGCGTGGGCCGATCACGTTCAGTTTGCAGCCGCGCACGCCGCCAAGATCGTTCAACTCGCTCGCCAGCCAGCGGTGCATCCACGATGGCCCCCGCGCAAAGTGATTCGGCAGATACGCGCGGCTCCAGGTCAACAGGTCGGCGCCGCGCAAATTCAATGATCGCGGCGCGCGCGGATACGGCATGGGGCATGGCGACACCTTCATGGGCTTGTCGGCGCCGATCCGCGCTGCCCCACGTACTCGAAAGAAGCCACCGTGCGCCCCGCCGAACTGCGATAGTCGCGGGCAACCCTCAATGCCGACGCGCCACCCCGCTTCACAGCGACCATTCGCCACGCCGGCGAGCGCGCGCAGTGCCGCACCAGCGCCGGATGCGCGGCGGTGATGTTCAAGCGCAGCCCCTCGCCGAGGTGCCAATCGCCCACCGCTTCGGCCAGTCGCGTGCCGATGCCCACCCCTTGAAAGTCGGGCAGCGTCACCAGCCGGCTGATGCGCCACCGCCCCCGATAGCCCACCAGCGCCAGCACGGCGCAAAAGGCGACCGGGGCGCCGTCGCACACGGCCGCGTAGCAGCGGACGCCGCGCGGCAACGCGCCGCTCAAATAGTGATGACGCGCAAACAGTCGCCATAAATCGCGCCGCGCGCGGCGCACTTCCAATCGCAGCGGTCGCCGCCGAAGCCGCCTCCGCTG includes these proteins:
- the tnpA gene encoding IS200/IS605 family transposase, which produces MSQSLTKLYAHLVFSTKYRQPMLDESIRSRVHGFLAATLRELDSPWVVVGGVADHVHILFDMGKTHAPAEMVEHSKQESSKFVKSLGANYQGFYWQRGYGMFSVGPAQRDEAEAYVRNQEEHHRAKSFQEEFRAFLTRYRIPFDERFVWD
- a CDS encoding phage portal protein — protein: MNETKTDSDTQAGAAANPRGALARLERRLVEAYLELGDRYVDPREALLDDDGSRWLELGAGATASTVVANEQELARVRRECRGLAATNEFAINGHENRVSYIVGAGHAYRATLKKGAAAPVGLAADTQRVLEDFLRDAKWQQRQQEIVRRRDRDGEAFLRFFTAPEGRLRLRFVEPSEVATPAARAVDAAASFGVLTDRQDVETPLAYYVGSEIVPADEIQHRKANVDRNVKRGLPLYYPVRKNLRRAEKLLRNMSVVSEIQSAIALIRRHASATRASVQRFVSDQADAAVTRGGRTTTFKQFGPGTILDAYGGLEYDFPTAGLDASRYVTVLQAELRAIASRLVMPEFMLTSDASNANYASTMVAEGPAVRMFARLQAEQIEDDLEVMWRAVRCAVDAGKLPNEALVAIEIQASPPSLAVRHPLEEAQVAEIQTRGGILSPQTWSLRSGLDYDQEQENLRGHAGRGD